A region from the Acanthochromis polyacanthus isolate Apoly-LR-REF ecotype Palm Island chromosome 23, KAUST_Apoly_ChrSc, whole genome shotgun sequence genome encodes:
- the slc1a1 gene encoding excitatory amino acid transporter 3 has protein sequence MDMMGNKERRGVNLRGLLRRNWLLIATVVSVVLGIALGILVRQFAPLSYLDTQYFGFPGEILMRMLKLVILPLIISSMITGVAALDSEVSGKIGLRAVVYYFSTTVIAVILGIILVMTIKPGVSQTADNIDRTGTTPDVTTVDTLLDLVRNMFPENLVQACFQQYKTKRTEMEPVNDSVNTTTIPPLTTTIKAAVENITKEYMIVGSYSDGMNILGLIVFCVAFGLIIGKMGERGRILLEFFDALNEATMKLVQIIMWYMPIGILFLIAAKIIEVETWDIFRKMGLYMVTVLTGLAIHSLVCLPLIFFIIVRKNPYTFTLGMAQALVTALMISSSSATLPVTFRCAEENNRIDKRITRFVLPVGATINMDGTALYEAVAAIFIAQLNDYALDVGQIVTISITSTVASIGAAGVPNAGLVTMVIVLTAVGLPANDVTLIMAVDWLLDRFRTMINVLGDAYGAGIVQKLSRKELERMDLTSDVDVANPFALEATLDDEECEKKSYVNGGFTVDKTDAISFTETSQF, from the exons GAATCGCTTTGGGCATCCTGGTCAGACAGTTTGCACCCCTCTCCTACCTCGACACGCAGTATTTTGGCTTCCCAGGAGAGATCCTAATGCGAATGCTGAAGCTGGTCATCCTGCCGCTCAtcatttccagcatgataacag GTGTTGCAGCCCTGGACTCCGAGGTGTCAGGAAAGATAGGTCTACGAGCTGTTGTTTATTACTTCTCAACAACAGTCATTGCAGTTATTCTTG GAATTATTTTGGTGATGACTATCAAACCTGGAGTCTCTCAGACAGCTGACAACATTGACAGAACTGGGACCACGCCTGACGTCACGACAGTGGACACACTGCTGGACCTTGTCAG aaacatgttTCCAGAAAATCTGGTGCAGGCTTGTTTTCAGCAG TACAAAACTAAACGCACAGAGATGGAGCCCGTGAACGATTCAGTCAACACCACCACAATCCCACCTCTTACAACTACTATCAAGGCAGCAGTGGAG AACATCACTAAGGAGTACATGATCGTCGGCTCATATTCGGATGGAATGAACATATTGGGGCTTATCGTGTTCTGCGTTGCTTTTGGCCTCATCATTGGGAAGATGGGAGAAAGGGGTCGCATCCTCCTGGAATTTTTTGACGCCCTGAATGAAGCAACCATGAAACTGGTCCAGATTATTATGTG GTACATGCCCATAGGAATCCTGTTCCTCATTGCTGCTAAGATCATTGAGGTGGAAACTTGGGATATCTTCAGGAAGATGGGCCTTTATATGGTGACGGTGCTGACTGG GTTAGCTATCCACTCCCTCGTCTGTCTACCACTGATCTTCTTCATCATCGTAAGGAAGAACCCGTATACGTTCACACTGGGAATGGCCCAGGCTCTGGTGACGGCTCTCATGATCTCCTCCAG CTCGGCTACCCTGCCCGTCACCTTCCGATGTGCCGAGGAGAACAATCGCATCGACAAGAGGATCACCCGCTTCGTCCTCCCAGTGGGTGCCACCATTAACATGGACGGGACGGCGTTGTACGAAGCGGTGGCCGCCATCTTCATTGCCCAGCTGAATGACTATGCTCTAGATGTGGGCCAGATTGTTACTATCAG TATAACATCAACAGTTGCCAGTATTGGAGCAGCAGGAGTGCCTAACGCCGGGCTTGTCACCATGGTGATCGTCTTAACAGCTGTTGGACTACCTGCAAATGATGTCACTCTGATAATGGCTGTGGATTGGCTGCT GGATCGGTTCCGCACCATGATCAACGTGCTCGGCGACGCTTACGGAGCCGGCATCGTTCAGAAACTCTCCAGGAAGGAATTGGAGAGGATGGATCTGACGTCGGACGTGGATGTCGCCAACCCTTTTGCTCTGGAAGCCACTTTGGATGATGAAGAGTGTGAGAAGAAATCCTACGTCAACGGAGGCTTCACCGTCGACAAGACAGATGCAATCTCCTTCACGGAAACCTCCCAGTTTTAG
- the spata6l gene encoding spermatogenesis associated 6-like protein yields the protein MLEYETVGVELVQLIPPVGDTLACFEEDARTFLFPEPKLVPSFSGVDREVLMTRAPHFPGIAPRLEFSTKTTITECSPDAEINFYPNVPLRKVLKKNRRRSSRPRTTSPHQKQIQNLGRNRGGRVEGERRSIVRPSSHRSQSLSPLRTGNIQRLARLSLESTPSSTTSWNKSSNNQPMLPSWPGASRSASPQRSAVFTSSSSPLTRSSSTVRFSPTAQRKSVSNGVVGGTSEDDSSSSETLDPSDCHRSSDPSVLRRSYRETSRHSRSESSSHREWEEVHERVRGLLTTPKAVHRLVYGASVSEVDEVLARRSISPGPP from the exons ATGCTGGAGT ACGAGACAGTCGGAGTTGAACTGGTGCAACTGATTCCTCCAG TGGGCGACACTCTGGCCTGCTTTGAAGAAGACGCTCGAACCTTCTTATTCCCAGAACCCAAGCTGGTTCCCTCGTTTTCTGGAGTGGACCGAGAGGTTCTGATGACCCGGGCGCCTCATTTTCCA GGTATCGCTCCAAGGTTGGAGTTTTCCACCAAGACCACCATCACCGAGTGCTCACCTGACGCAGAGATCAACTTTTACCCCAACGTTCCCCTG AGGAAAGTGTTAAAGAAGAACAGGAGGCGCTCCAGCAGACCCAGGACCACCTCTcctcatcaaaaacaaattcaaaaccTTGGAAGGAATCGAGGTGGCAGAGTGGAAGGAGAAAGACGAAGCATCGTCAGGCCGTCGTCACACAGATCCCAGTCCCTTTCTCCTCTGAGGACCGGAAACATCCAGCGTCTCGCTCGGCTCAGCCTGGAATCAACGCCTTCAAGCACGACCAGCTGgaacaaaagcagcaacaatCAGCCT ATGCTGCCTTCGTGGCCTGGAGCCAGTCGCTCTGCCTCACCTCAGCGCTCTGCAGTGTTTACCAGCTCCTCCTCACCTTTGACCAGGTCTTCCTCCACAG tgAGATTTTCTCCAACTGCCCAAAGAAAATCCGTGTCCAATGGCGTG GTTGGAGGAACGTCTGAAGACGACTCCAGCTCCTCAGAAACACTCGACCCCTCTGACTGCCATCGTTCCTCCGACCCCTCAGTGTTACGACGGTCTTACAGAGAAACGTCCAGACACAGCAG GTCTGAGTCCAGTTCTCACAGAGAATGGGAAGAGGTCCATGAGCGTGTCCGAGGACTCCTTACAACACCAAAAGCCGTACACCGACTTGTCTAT GGGGCCTCGGTTTCTGAGGTGGATGAAGTTTTAGCGAGGAGATCCATCTCTCCAGGTCCACCATGA